The proteins below are encoded in one region of Kogia breviceps isolate mKogBre1 chromosome 8, mKogBre1 haplotype 1, whole genome shotgun sequence:
- the LOC131760921 gene encoding beta-defensin 43-like, giving the protein MRVLLSILGVLALLSIVPQARSFFFPEGCPPGYSNCRMKCNTNEHAVRYCADWSICCRGKKNVFKEKKKW; this is encoded by the exons ATGAGGGTGTTGCTTTCCATCCTTGGGGTCCTTGCCTTGTTGTCCATAGTTCCTCAAG ccAGAAGCTTCTTTTTTCCTGAAGGATGTCCTCCAGGATACTCTAATTGCAGAATGAAGTGCAATACTAATGAACATGCAGTTAGATACTGTGCTGACTGGAGCATCTGctgcagagggaagaaaaatgtgtttaaggaaaaaaagaagtggtgA
- the DEFB136 gene encoding defensin beta 136: MRLCLSGLLFLLVISLPSGNGLFGNDGVEVRTCTALGGRCFFGCRLGWKWAAYCHNILSCCIKLKRHSPLQTYET; encoded by the exons ATGAGGCTCTGTCTCTCTGGGTTACTCTTCCTCTTGGTGATCTCATTGCCTTCAG GGAACGGCTTGTTTGGAAATGATGGAGTGGAAGTTCGTACTTGCACTGCGCTCGGGGGCAGATGTTTCTTCGGCTGTAGACTAGGATGGAAATGGGCTGCTTACTGTCACAATATATTGTCTTGTTGCATAAAACTGAAGAGACATTCTCCCCTTCAGACCTATGAAACATGA